The stretch of DNA TTGGCACCTCCTTTGCCAACTACTTGGCTCAGCCCGAATTCGCGGGCAGGTACCAGGTGACTACCCTCGACATGATTGGCGACGCCTGGCGCAGCCACGATTTTAGCCAGTACGATACCGTTTACCACGTGGCGGGTATTGCCCACAGCGATAACGGCAAGATCAGCGACGAACGCGCAAAACTCTATTATGCCGTGAACACCGACCTGACTGTGGAATGCGCCAAGAAGGCGAAAAACGCTGGCGTAAAGCAGTTCATATTTATGAGCAGCGCCATTGTGTACGGTGACAGCGCCCCCATTGGCAAAGAAAAGCTGATTACCCGCGACGCCCCCGTGAACCCCGCGAACTGCTACGGCGACAGCAAGGTGCAGGCCGAGAACGGCATCCGCCCGCTGGACTGCGACACATTCAAGGTGGTTATCCTCCGCCCGCCCATGATTTTCGGCAAGAACAGCAAGGGCAACTATCCGCTGCTCAGCAAACTCGCGCAAAAACTGCCCGTATTCCCGAAAGTCGAGAACTGCCGCAGCATGCTCTACATCGGGAACCTGGTGGAATTCGTGCGCCTGATGGTCGAAAACGACGAACGCGGGACATTCTGGCCGCAGAACCCGCAGTACAGCAACACCAGCGAAGTTATCTCGCTCATTGCCAAGGCACACGGCAAACGCTGCGTGCTTATTCCCGGATTCGGCTGGGCGCTCAAGATTATGGCCCACGTCATGGGACTCGTGAACAAGGCCTTCGGCAACCTCGCTTACGAACAGTCCATGAGCGAATACAAGCCGCCGTACCAGAAATACAGCCTGCAAGAAGCTATCGAAAGGACGGAGCGTTAATGAAATTTTCCATAATCACAATTTGCTTCAATAGCGAAGCCGTCATTCGAAAGACTATAGAGTCTGTTCTTGCTCAAGATTTTGCTGGCGAGGTGGAATACTTAATTATTGATGGTGCGTCTAAAGACAACACCGTTGCCGTTGCAGAAGAATATCGTTCGCAGTTTGCCGCTAAGGGTTATACATATATCATTTCGTCTGAACCTGACAAGGGTATCTATGACGCCATGAACAAGGGAATCAGAAAATCGACCGGCGACATAATCGGTATAATCAATTCAGGTGATTGGTATGAACCTATAGCTCTCTCTACAGTTGCCAGCACATATGAACAAAC from uncultured Fibrobacter sp. encodes:
- a CDS encoding NAD-dependent epimerase/dehydratase family protein yields the protein MKKILITGANSYIGTSFANYLAQPEFAGRYQVTTLDMIGDAWRSHDFSQYDTVYHVAGIAHSDNGKISDERAKLYYAVNTDLTVECAKKAKNAGVKQFIFMSSAIVYGDSAPIGKEKLITRDAPVNPANCYGDSKVQAENGIRPLDCDTFKVVILRPPMIFGKNSKGNYPLLSKLAQKLPVFPKVENCRSMLYIGNLVEFVRLMVENDERGTFWPQNPQYSNTSEVISLIAKAHGKRCVLIPGFGWALKIMAHVMGLVNKAFGNLAYEQSMSEYKPPYQKYSLQEAIERTER